In Halomicrobium zhouii, the sequence GGGACCACCCCTACTACGGCGACATCCGCCTGCACTTCTTCTACGTCGACGGCTACACCGTCTGGGGCGCGACGGCCCGGATGCTCGTGCAGTTTCTGGAGCTCGCGACGGACTGGGAGATGCCCCCGGAGCCCGATCGTGTGGCAGGTCCTGACGACGACCTGCCCGAGAGCGTCCGTGATCAGGTCCGCTAGGAGATTTTGTTACTGGGGAGTGGAGCAGTGAGTCCGCGGTGAGGGGCGACGACTGAGAGACGACCACCGACGGAGAGACGACCGACGAAAGAGAGACGACTAACAAGAAAGGGAAGCCCTCGGCCCGCTCGTACTGCCGCGACTCGTTGCGGTCCTCGCCTGGCGGCTGCGGTCCTTACTTCGTCGGGGCGGCGACGAGCGGAAGGCCGGCTGCGCCGGCCTTCTCTAACTTCGCGGCTCCGCCGCGAAGCGCGCCTCGCCCTTCCAGTCCGCCAGGAACTACATCGCTCGTGCGGCCTCCGCGTTCGCTCCGGCACGCGCTAACGAATACCTCCACCACTCCTCCCCGGTCGCTCGCCGTCCGGCGAGCGACACGCTTCCTACCGCCTCGCAACCGCCACCGTTTCCCTGGCGTTCACGGTACTCCGACAGGACTTTGGGCGGCGGAGCGGTACGGGAGCGCAACCAATCGGGCGGATTCGCCCGGACAAACCATGCTCACAGGGACGACGCTGACGGCGGCGGGGATCGACGCGGTCGCGCTGAAACCCAGCGAGGTCGACGTCTCGCGAGCGTCGGCGCTGGACGTCGACGTCGTGACGGTCGACTACGAGGGCGTCGAGCACCTGCCGGACCCGGACGTTCTCGATGCGCTCGCCGGCGACCGCGAGGTTCGGCTCACGACGCCGGTGCGGGCCGACGGGTTCGACCCGCTGGGCGACGACTCGCGGCTGGCGGCGCTTCCCGAATCCGTCGGCTCGGTCCTCGTCGCAGGCCACCCCGCGTACCTCTCCGAGGCCGAGGCGTCGCGACCCGTTGCGCCGCGACTCCGTGAGGCAGCGGCGCGGACGGCCGACCCCTGGGTCGGCACCGAGGGCGTCGAGCGCATCGCGATGGCCGTCGGGGGCACGCAGTTCGAACTGCTCGGGCCGTCGGCCGAGCGCGACATCGAGGCCGTCCGGAGCGCCGGCTTCGAGGACCAGATCGCGGTCTACGCGCCCACGGTGCTCACCGACGACGAGGACGCCATCCTCGACGCCGTCGGGGAGTACGCCGCTCGCCGGAAGCCCGTTCGCGACGCGCTGCCGAACGACGCGGCGACTGGCGCGAACGCCAGCGGACGGGCGCGCGAGGTGCTG encodes:
- a CDS encoding DUF7388 family protein, with protein sequence MLTGTTLTAAGIDAVALKPSEVDVSRASALDVDVVTVDYEGVEHLPDPDVLDALAGDREVRLTTPVRADGFDPLGDDSRLAALPESVGSVLVAGHPAYLSEAEASRPVAPRLREAAARTADPWVGTEGVERIAMAVGGTQFELLGPSAERDIEAVRSAGFEDQIAVYAPTVLTDDEDAILDAVGEYAARRKPVRDALPNDAATGANASGRAREVLSQAVRDYALVGDVETVAARVSRLEAAGADTVVAYPARGLDPVLS